Proteins encoded within one genomic window of Esox lucius isolate fEsoLuc1 chromosome 12, fEsoLuc1.pri, whole genome shotgun sequence:
- the nol9 gene encoding polynucleotide 5'-hydroxyl-kinase NOL9, producing the protein MKVHKAPSKPEHMSKRPHCKDKWYKLNRVSNISDCSSLRSDVAKIEKYVSNVRKDKHNLKRLKKGAKAVCFRPFNPLALERTTTHPSLTNGGAGGKEQVSDSDESQDWCSLAKSVLHQYFSGKRTEGKDSSLSAEVSPGRMEEEAFFHCAERDHVHNRTVLVMQPGQTLCFRGKCLLSCLYGRVEVHGFTIEEGQQSYPLFSPSSHCPLTVTALGDSSNPSKTEKEGRLVVKAIVRKYLSTDTHKRLLSEVYLDSCIILLEPLDTPLTRFLTSFPDLNELFGLNSREIRDNSAILDTPLSGIGVIPLRKSSEGMFMSQSYREALNGLVNACAEELDGCPVIIVCGAKNVGKSTFNRHLINTLLNHTACVDYLDCDLGQTEFTPSGCLSLCTVREPLLGPPFTHQWTPEHMIFYGQTSCETDLDRYLESLKFLWRLYKRETPIIINTMGWVKDFGFQLLVDIIRLFSVSHVVQLSSGDKEICPQLTTDFLRSSHGWHTHPPAQSALVEDGCGGHSTQHSHTLFSVNSEFEGAGRQGEMRHQRSNELRDLALLGYFSQMQSPEPGPVRPLHCFTPYQVAHSAVAVRVTHCEVAPTHMLYAANASLVGLCCLNEKVSGRGGPVLLSQTPVCPCVGLGVLRGVDMIRGLYFLVTPVAPSVLRQVNCLLLGAVSLPNVLFTGQTGIVGDPPYVTMDYSFELSGAGKFRVFKGLARPGQMRNSK; encoded by the exons ATGAAGGTACACAAGGCTCCATCTAAACCTGAGCACATGTCCAAGAGACCACACTGCAAGGACAAGTGGTACAAGCTCAACAGAGTTTCCAACATCTCAGACTGCTCCAGCCTCAGATCTGACGTGGCTAAGATAGAGAAATATGTGTCTAATGTTAGAAAGGACAAGCATAACCTGAAGAGACTGAAGAAGGGAGCcaaggctgtgtgcttcagACCGTTTAACCCACTGGCTTTAGAAAGGACCACTACCCACCCCTCACTAACTAATGGGGGAGCTGGTGGAAAAGAGCAGGTCAGTGACTCAGACGAGTCCCAGGACTGGTGCTCCCTTGCAAAGTCTGTTCTACATCAGTATTTTAGTGGAAAGCGCACAGAAGGCAAGGATAGTTCATTGTCAGCCGAAGTATCACCTGgcaggatggaggaggaggctTTTTTTCACTGTGCTGAGAGGGATCATGTCCATAACCGGACAGTACTGGTCATGCAACCGGGTCAG ACCCTGTGTTTTAGAGGGAAGTGCCTTTTGTCATGTCTCTATGGTCGGGTGGAGGTGCATGGTTTCACTATTGAGGAGGGTCAGCAGTCCTACCCgcttttctccccctcctcacATTGCCCCCTCACGGTCACAGCCCTGGGGGACTCCTCTAACCCCAGTAAGACCGAGAAAGAGGGCCGTTTAGTGGTCAAAGCGATTGTCCGCAAGTACCTTTCTACAG ACACTCATAAGAGACTGTTGAGCGAAGTATATTTAGACTCCTGTATAATCTTACTGGAGCCACTGGACACACCTCTAACACGTTTCCTCACCAGCTTCCCAGACCTCAACGAGCTGTTTGGACTCAATTCG AGAGAGATACGAGACAATTCAGCCATTCTGGACACTCCACTCTCTGGCATTGGTGTGATTCCTCTGCGTAAGTCATCTGAAGGCATGTTCATGTCGCAGAGCTACAGGGAAGCTCTCAACGGCCTGGTTAACGCATGTGCAG AAGAGTTAGATGGCTGTCCAGTTATTATAGTATGTGGTGCTAAGAATGTTGGGAAGTCAACCTTCAACCGACACCTCATCAATACCTTACTGAACCA CACTGCGTGTGTAGATTACCTGGATTGTGACCTGGGCCAGACAGAGTTCACTCCATCGGGTTGTCTCTCCTTGTGTACTGTCAGAGAGCCACTGCTAG GTCCCCCCTTCACACACCAGTGGACTCCAGAACACATGATCTTCTACGGCCAGACGTCCTGTGAAACAGACCTGGACCGCTATCTGGAGTCCCTCAAGTTCCTGTGGCGCTTGTACAAGAGAGAGACCCCCATCATCATCAACACAATGGGCTGGGTCAAAG ATTTTGGCTTTCAGCTGCTGGTGGACATCATTCGCCTGTTCAGCGTCTCTCACGTCGTTCAGCTCAGCAGCGGGGATAAAGAAATATGCCCCCAGCTCACCACGGACTTCCTGAGGTCCTCCCACGGCTGGCATACTCACCCACCTGCCCAGTCAGCTCTGGTGGAGGACGGCTGTGGGGGCCACTCGACCCAGCACAGCCACACTCTGTTCAGTGTTAACTCTGAGTTTGAAGGAGCAGGGCGCCAGGGTGAAAT GAGACACCAGCGTAGTAATGAACTACGTGACCTGGCTTTGCTGGGCTACTTCAGCCAGATGCAGTCTCCTGAACCAGGCCCAGTCAGACCGCTACACTGCTTCACCCCCTACCAG GTTGCCCATTCAGCGGTGGCTGTGCGAGTGACACACTGTGAGGTGGCTCCGACCCACATGCTCTATGCTGCCAATGCCAGTCTGGTGGGATTGTGCTGCCTCAATGAGAAGGTGTCAGGCAGGGGAGGCCCGGTGCTGCTCTCCCAAACCCCCGTCTGTCCCTGTGTGGGCCTCG GTGTCCTTCGAGGAGTGGACATGATCAGGGGCCTGTACTTCCTGGTCACCCCTGTAGCTCCCTCTGTCCTCCGTCAGGTCAACTGTCTGTTGTTGGGGGCTGTCTCACTGCCCAATGTCCTCTTCACAGGGCAG ACAGGAATTGTGGGAGACCCACCCTACGTCACAATGGACTACAGCTTTGAGCTGTCTGGGGCAGGGAAGTTCAGAGTCTTCAAGGGTCTTGCACGACCCGGCCAGATGAGAAACtcaaagtga